One window from the genome of Bdellovibrio sp. NC01 encodes:
- a CDS encoding cation-translocating P-type ATPase: MELAIQNKCKYCGVLSQKEYCCDACELLDQRISKALHLSAENPFSYLDKDDFRETFRQSGEFNYIFFAEGLHCSSCVHLLEKLPEFCDGVREARVNFGQSTVAIHLEEGKSLGQVALAIQELGYKPSLLGPQDDLVEKYKKENRSFLMRIGVAGFCAGNTMLFVVPIYAGLAGEWARAFHWLSFALFLPILFYSAVPFYQGAWNSLKYKVVNVDLPITIAMLSGFFLSTFNLVRGEGAIYFDSTASFLFFILGARYLLKRVQQNYLAPARSSSFFKGEKYLRHTELGDEFIPWNKVKAGDLLTLKRQQNIPADAVLVSSQATLDLSLYNGESLPKDFSSGMILFAGTKVLDESIQVRVQSTFEESKMGQLFKQLDQDAYLKSQFVALTDRLAQKLIITVFAIAIVFFAVYSFINVEEAFHRSLALIVLACPCALAFGSPLTLGLALKKAQSLGILLKNANSLERILKVKNIFFDKTGTLTEGSLSLVHTAPEFISEDLRKVILSLEAHSYHPVAFALRKAWKIDGELFKVLAADEILGKGVHGYIAEDLYEIRHLSETTHDSEIGIEVFKNHHSLCRLYFVDNLRSDSAQLVRTLTERGLQTYLLSGDKCSRVQTIAKACGIQKDHSFGELFPEDKKTLIEQHTSTCMIGDGANDSLALQKADVGIAVKGSVDLSLQSADVYFTRGGLTPLLDFLGVAEQARKVLVRNLTISLVYNSIGGVLALLGFINPMMAAILMPISSIVIIASALWGFR; the protein is encoded by the coding sequence ATGGAATTGGCGATACAGAATAAATGCAAATACTGCGGAGTTCTTTCACAGAAAGAATACTGCTGTGATGCTTGCGAACTTCTTGATCAGCGAATTTCTAAAGCTCTTCACTTAAGCGCTGAAAATCCATTTAGTTATTTAGACAAAGACGACTTTCGCGAAACTTTCCGTCAATCCGGTGAATTTAATTACATTTTCTTTGCCGAAGGTCTGCACTGCTCGTCGTGTGTTCATCTATTAGAAAAACTTCCTGAGTTTTGTGACGGAGTTCGCGAAGCCCGCGTGAACTTCGGTCAATCCACAGTCGCGATTCATCTTGAAGAGGGCAAATCATTAGGCCAAGTGGCGTTAGCGATCCAAGAGCTTGGTTACAAACCAAGTTTGCTGGGTCCCCAAGATGATCTGGTTGAAAAATACAAAAAAGAAAATCGCAGTTTTCTTATGCGCATCGGAGTTGCCGGTTTCTGCGCTGGTAACACGATGCTTTTCGTGGTGCCCATCTACGCAGGCCTAGCAGGAGAATGGGCTCGAGCTTTTCATTGGCTAAGCTTCGCACTGTTCTTGCCAATTTTGTTTTACAGTGCTGTGCCTTTTTATCAAGGCGCTTGGAATTCTTTGAAGTACAAAGTCGTGAATGTCGACTTACCAATTACGATTGCGATGTTATCTGGATTCTTTCTTTCCACTTTCAACCTTGTGCGTGGTGAAGGCGCGATTTACTTCGATAGCACTGCAAGTTTTTTGTTCTTTATCTTGGGTGCGCGCTATCTTTTAAAACGGGTCCAACAAAATTATTTAGCTCCTGCCCGCTCGTCTTCTTTCTTTAAAGGTGAAAAATATCTTCGCCATACAGAACTGGGTGACGAATTTATTCCGTGGAATAAAGTGAAAGCCGGCGATCTCTTGACGTTGAAACGTCAACAAAACATCCCTGCTGATGCTGTGCTTGTCAGTTCGCAGGCAACTTTGGATTTGTCTTTATATAATGGTGAATCACTACCTAAAGATTTTAGTTCCGGAATGATCTTATTCGCGGGAACGAAAGTTTTAGATGAATCCATTCAAGTTCGTGTGCAATCGACATTTGAAGAAAGCAAAATGGGTCAGTTGTTTAAGCAACTTGATCAAGATGCTTATTTGAAAAGTCAATTCGTAGCTCTGACAGACCGCCTCGCACAAAAGCTGATCATCACAGTGTTTGCGATCGCGATTGTGTTTTTTGCCGTTTACTCTTTCATCAATGTTGAAGAGGCCTTTCATCGTTCGTTGGCATTGATCGTTTTAGCATGCCCTTGCGCCTTGGCGTTCGGGTCACCGTTGACATTAGGCCTGGCCCTTAAAAAAGCACAAAGCCTTGGCATTTTACTTAAAAACGCCAACAGCCTTGAACGCATTTTAAAAGTTAAAAACATCTTCTTCGATAAAACAGGAACTTTGACTGAAGGCTCTTTAAGCCTGGTGCATACGGCTCCAGAATTTATTTCTGAAGATCTTCGTAAAGTCATCTTAAGTCTTGAAGCTCATTCTTACCACCCGGTGGCTTTTGCACTTCGCAAAGCTTGGAAAATAGACGGCGAACTTTTTAAAGTTCTAGCGGCTGATGAAATTTTAGGTAAAGGCGTTCACGGTTACATCGCCGAAGACCTTTACGAGATCCGTCACTTGTCAGAAACAACTCATGACTCTGAAATCGGTATTGAAGTTTTCAAAAATCATCACAGCTTGTGTCGTCTTTACTTTGTCGACAATCTTCGTTCTGATTCGGCACAACTTGTGCGCACTTTGACAGAGCGTGGTTTACAGACTTACCTGTTATCTGGTGACAAATGTTCGCGTGTTCAAACTATCGCGAAAGCTTGTGGCATTCAGAAGGATCATAGCTTTGGTGAATTATTCCCGGAAGATAAAAAAACTTTGATCGAGCAGCACACCAGCACTTGCATGATCGGTGACGGTGCTAACGATTCTTTGGCATTACAAAAAGCCGACGTGGGTATCGCAGTGAAAGGCAGTGTTGATCTCAGTTTGCAAAGTGCCGACGTCTATTTCACACGCGGTGGTTTGACTCCTCTTTTAGATTTCCTGGGCGTCGCGGAACAAGCGCGCAAAGTCTTAGTTAGAAACTTAACAATCTCTTTGGTCTACAACTCGATCGGCGGCGTTTTGGCTTTGCTTGGATTTATCAATCCGATGATGGCAGCGATTCTGATGCCGATCAGTTCAATCGTTATTATCGCATCCGCGCTGTGGGGGTTCCGATGA
- the ccoS gene encoding cbb3-type cytochrome oxidase assembly protein CcoS — protein sequence MNILFLMIPMALLLGVGFVSAFLWATSKGQFDDLETPAHRILKDENERNKS from the coding sequence ATGAACATTTTATTTCTGATGATCCCCATGGCCCTGCTTCTGGGAGTTGGCTTTGTCTCGGCCTTCCTGTGGGCGACATCCAAAGGTCAATTTGATGACCTCGAGACTCCTGCACACCGAATTTTAAAAGATGAAAACGAAAGGAACAAATCGTGA
- a CDS encoding HNH endonuclease family protein — translation MKKLLLVIALTTCGMKALAEDSQALGNNTRYDDYYTVSEESTSSSDEAAAQLNPINSVENIFSNAPEWVSDLKAKVFSLLQFAHHNETYGDVNEPYNRKKHFGTWINDKHDDTCYNTRAKVLIRDSSTEVTFTSSGCTVSTGTWDEPYAGHHITKASDIQIDHFVPLKNAYVSGAYKWDYSKRCLYANFLGNSFHLISADGSQNEKKSDSSPELYMPPNKEYACQYLQQWLKVKMIWELGLTPPEKDAVVKLIEQNRCDLKGFVYSAQDLKAQRTFMADNMNLCQ, via the coding sequence ATGAAAAAGCTTCTTCTAGTGATCGCTTTAACAACATGTGGCATGAAAGCCTTGGCAGAAGACAGCCAGGCGTTAGGAAATAATACTCGTTACGACGACTATTATACTGTCAGTGAAGAATCGACTTCTTCTTCCGATGAGGCCGCAGCTCAGTTGAATCCCATTAACTCCGTTGAAAATATTTTTTCCAATGCGCCAGAGTGGGTCAGTGATCTAAAAGCCAAAGTTTTTTCTCTGCTCCAATTTGCACATCATAATGAAACCTATGGCGATGTGAACGAACCCTATAATCGCAAAAAACATTTCGGTACGTGGATTAACGATAAACACGATGACACTTGTTACAATACGCGTGCGAAAGTTTTGATTCGCGATTCATCGACGGAAGTGACGTTTACAAGTTCAGGTTGCACGGTCAGCACGGGCACATGGGATGAACCTTATGCAGGTCACCACATCACAAAAGCTAGCGACATCCAAATCGATCACTTCGTTCCTTTGAAAAATGCCTATGTGAGTGGCGCTTATAAATGGGACTATTCTAAACGCTGCTTGTACGCCAACTTCTTAGGAAACAGCTTTCATTTGATTTCTGCAGACGGTTCGCAAAATGAAAAGAAAAGCGATAGCTCTCCAGAATTGTACATGCCGCCGAATAAAGAATACGCCTGTCAGTACTTGCAACAATGGTTGAAAGTGAAAATGATTTGGGAGCTGGGTCTGACTCCGCCAGAAAAAGACGCGGTTGTTAAATTGATCGAGCAAAATCGTTGTGACCTGAAAGGCTTCGTTTATTCAGCGCAAGATCTGAAAGCGCAAAGAACCTTTATGGCTGACAACATGAATTTGTGTCAGTAA
- a CDS encoding putative Na+/H+ antiporter — MTYSHTIEILGAAFFGIAVVHTFLVGRILAYSHKFPKHSMTSNILHLLGEIEAVFAIWAALFMAVFIAIEGWTPAITYQKSLDFIEPFFIFAIMVVCSTRPVLTAARQGILFLSSVLQKIFRTPAILTDLAVVLIVGPLSGSFITEPAAMTVTAFMLNSMLQKESSKLIYALIAVLFVNVSIGGALTPFAAPPILMVATKWNWDFQFIMTHFGWKSALAVMVNALGLILIFRKQFSESCITLKTVESRLNAAHAEIPWTVTLVHLLFVAGIVATAHYQNAFLGIFLLFMGVASVTQRYQDHLRLKESLLVSMFLGGIIQFGAFQKWWLAPLLAGMSDVILFKGAVALTAITDNAALTYLGSQVESLTEASKYALVGGAIAGGGLTIIANAPNAAGYSILSQKFPGGIKPLNLLIAALLPTAVAIFFLWVL; from the coding sequence ATGACATACTCTCATACTATCGAAATTCTTGGTGCCGCATTTTTTGGAATCGCAGTCGTTCACACGTTTTTAGTGGGACGTATTCTTGCGTATTCGCATAAATTTCCCAAGCATTCGATGACCTCAAATATCTTGCATCTTCTGGGCGAGATTGAAGCAGTCTTTGCTATTTGGGCTGCACTGTTTATGGCGGTCTTCATTGCGATTGAGGGTTGGACTCCGGCGATCACGTATCAAAAGTCTTTGGACTTTATCGAACCGTTCTTTATTTTTGCGATTATGGTGGTGTGTTCGACTCGTCCGGTATTAACCGCAGCACGCCAAGGGATTTTGTTCCTTAGTTCTGTCTTACAAAAAATATTTAGAACGCCAGCCATTTTGACCGATCTTGCGGTGGTGCTTATCGTGGGGCCACTAAGTGGCAGTTTTATCACGGAACCAGCAGCCATGACGGTGACTGCTTTCATGCTGAATTCAATGTTGCAAAAAGAATCGAGCAAATTGATTTACGCATTGATTGCGGTGCTGTTTGTGAACGTATCGATTGGTGGAGCCTTAACTCCGTTTGCTGCACCTCCGATTTTGATGGTTGCAACTAAATGGAATTGGGATTTCCAATTCATCATGACTCATTTCGGTTGGAAAAGTGCCTTGGCTGTCATGGTGAATGCGCTGGGTTTGATTTTAATTTTTAGAAAACAGTTTTCTGAAAGTTGCATTACGCTGAAAACAGTTGAAAGCCGTTTGAATGCCGCACACGCGGAAATTCCGTGGACTGTGACGTTGGTGCATTTGCTTTTTGTGGCGGGGATTGTAGCGACCGCCCATTATCAAAATGCGTTCTTGGGAATTTTCCTTTTATTTATGGGTGTCGCGAGTGTGACTCAACGTTATCAAGATCACCTGCGTTTGAAAGAAAGCTTGCTCGTATCCATGTTCTTGGGCGGGATTATTCAATTCGGTGCTTTTCAAAAATGGTGGTTGGCTCCGCTTTTGGCGGGTATGAGCGACGTGATCTTATTTAAAGGAGCGGTGGCATTGACCGCGATCACGGACAATGCGGCTTTAACATATTTGGGATCTCAGGTTGAAAGTTTAACGGAAGCGAGCAAATACGCGCTGGTCGGGGGAGCCATCGCGGGCGGTGGTTTGACAATCATTGCCAATGCACCCAATGCCGCTGGTTATTCGATTTTAAGTCAAAAATTCCCCGGAGGAATCAAGCCCTTAAATCTGTTGATTGCAGCGCTTTTGCCGACAGCGGTCGCAATTTTCTTTTTATGGGTGCTATGA
- a CDS encoding Crp/Fnr family transcriptional regulator, with amino-acid sequence MSNTKSDCHKSSTSSSCQFCDMKDESLICSHPGAIDIIDKAKVTARFKAGQTIFYAGNDPIGIFTIQKGLVKLEVTSPSGSAHTLRLMGPGAALGYRSMFANEPYHASAVAVEDCELCFISKADMMNIFSKYPEIALKLLEHISKDLRVAEEKWMGQMDKGAAERIADALLFLQDHFAHQNWTRREIAQWAGTTPETVIRTLSQFEKEGLVDQTDGRNIRILSKEKLKIRASTPGV; translated from the coding sequence ATGTCTAATACCAAGTCCGATTGTCATAAAAGTTCAACTTCCAGCTCTTGTCAGTTCTGTGACATGAAAGATGAAAGTTTGATTTGCTCTCACCCTGGCGCCATCGACATTATCGATAAAGCTAAAGTGACTGCGCGCTTTAAAGCGGGGCAAACCATTTTTTATGCCGGCAACGATCCGATCGGTATCTTCACAATTCAAAAAGGCTTAGTAAAATTAGAGGTCACATCCCCGTCTGGGTCTGCGCACACATTGCGTTTGATGGGACCGGGTGCGGCTCTTGGTTATCGTTCGATGTTTGCAAACGAACCTTATCATGCGTCAGCGGTTGCCGTTGAAGACTGCGAACTGTGCTTTATCTCTAAAGCTGACATGATGAATATCTTTTCTAAGTATCCAGAGATTGCGTTGAAATTGCTTGAGCATATTTCTAAGGATCTACGTGTCGCTGAAGAAAAGTGGATGGGGCAAATGGACAAGGGTGCAGCAGAACGTATTGCTGACGCTCTATTGTTCTTGCAAGATCACTTCGCTCATCAGAACTGGACACGTCGCGAGATCGCACAATGGGCAGGAACAACGCCTGAAACAGTGATCCGCACGTTGTCTCAATTTGAAAAAGAAGGCCTGGTTGACCAAACAGATGGCCGTAATATCCGCATCTTATCTAAAGAAAAACTCAAAATTAGAGCCTCCACCCCTGGGGTGTAA
- a CDS encoding ADP-ribosylglycohydrolase family protein produces the protein MHNSEDKILGMLWGLHAGDSLGAPLEFLDPSATWNSVTEITGGGKFCWKAGEATDDTDLMLCVLKAIQGPHKFSFDILKQEMLAWFASNPPDIGTTTIKGLRNLKNGLPLRDCGFVNNAFQGNGSVMRVAPMVLLDDAHVISTYQGRSEGSSLREVLKTQTLMTHGHHYCVETDVVFIAALKAILDGANKLTVFKAAQRKAQEVSPVIAERLEKLLPLSWSEVPTSGFCIDTLTASLWAFMNYNSLEDAVTAIINRGDDSDSCGAVTGALCGAFYGSRAVPARWLNKLEYKNEIQQLISAFFRQH, from the coding sequence ATGCATAATTCCGAAGATAAAATTTTAGGTATGTTATGGGGGCTGCACGCTGGTGATTCACTAGGAGCCCCCTTAGAATTTTTAGACCCGTCTGCAACTTGGAACTCCGTCACCGAGATCACAGGTGGGGGAAAGTTTTGTTGGAAAGCCGGCGAGGCCACTGACGACACGGACTTGATGTTGTGTGTTTTGAAGGCGATCCAAGGTCCACATAAATTTTCCTTCGATATTTTAAAACAAGAGATGTTGGCGTGGTTTGCTAGCAATCCTCCGGATATTGGCACAACGACGATTAAAGGTTTGCGCAATCTTAAAAACGGCCTGCCGTTACGTGATTGTGGTTTTGTGAATAATGCGTTTCAAGGTAACGGTTCGGTGATGCGTGTGGCGCCGATGGTGTTATTGGATGACGCACACGTGATCAGCACTTATCAAGGACGCAGCGAAGGCAGTTCGTTGCGTGAAGTTTTAAAAACACAAACCTTGATGACTCACGGTCACCATTATTGCGTTGAAACTGATGTCGTCTTTATCGCGGCATTGAAAGCGATTTTAGATGGTGCAAATAAGCTGACGGTTTTCAAAGCGGCCCAGCGTAAAGCTCAAGAAGTGTCGCCTGTGATTGCCGAACGTTTAGAAAAGCTTTTGCCACTTTCGTGGAGTGAAGTTCCAACCTCAGGATTTTGTATTGATACATTAACTGCAAGTTTGTGGGCCTTCATGAACTACAACTCTTTAGAAGATGCGGTGACTGCGATCATTAATCGTGGCGATGATTCTGATTCTTGCGGAGCCGTGACAGGGGCCTTGTGTGGTGCCTTTTACGGAAGTCGCGCCGTTCCTGCACGTTGGCTTAACAAATTAGAGTACAAAAACGAGATTCAGCAATTAATTAGCGCTTTCTTTAGACAGCACTAA
- a CDS encoding ABC transporter transmembrane domain-containing protein, which produces MNFFRRLFFTEVSPLVQKAKHKIIDETDLLPLPPDLDPRTTTLDLAKINWQSAQKHLYSLIFAARKLAVPAYLWYTASALFSLCTPVLVHRFVGLISSGVTEANLKETLFYGVLLGICGFLSGFAIQHYFARTLRTYQLVTNLLNEKIFRHSLKLSLQARQKNQLGDIVNYMGSDSESVADIALIMAEIFYAFFMIIAIVGMLFYYIGLSTIAAVVVLLTLAPLTKFIGKAFTRLDDEMMKQRDHRVTLMTQALGAIRVVKYFAWEKSVAKEVNEVREKELSARRHLARAETYSSLGYLGVSTFVLFVALATHAWRGEKLDAALIFTCISLFGLLEGPFGELSRLISRYTQALVGARRILAFLQQEEVSEKKGQVDTSGRATGVHVEHLTVSYENAATPVLKDLNFTVAPGKSLAIVGPVGSGKSSLIHTLLGEITSSAGSITYSGLESNALRPKTAYVPQEAYIVNASLLENLKFGEDVSGEELRRALHNACLDKDLKEWKAGLRTEIGEKGVNLSGGQKQRVALARAFLSNPQVVLLDDPLSAVDAETENLLVQRLIFGAWKDKTRIVVTHRLEHLNAFDQVIYLEDGEIKGKGTFADLKASCPEFVEFYSEHGKTQGEAEHQAAEVHAPVAETTAAPELNESRVTEDEDREVGAVKGSVYWDYIRSLGGDHPTWNPIILSLLFLGAVAVTALPLLQKWWLSYYSSHQSEWVALTAVGIYGVLGVIVLLASLLDNLFWLSRGIQAGKDMHDKMLKSVLKAPVRFFDSTPVGRILQRFSRDIESVDVYLQWSFSSAVNCAMQVLASLILILGVMPYMALVIAPVMFMYYLLQRDYRRPAREVKRLDSIARSPRYAHFKESLQGLAVIRGFNKSDWFLQNFYEKLAHSQRMFFSHYMLNRWFSSRIPMVGGLISVATAIGVTLSAHYGLIQAGTAGLVTMYSLSFWAFLNWGVRIFADIESRMTSIERLKFFANLPAEKDTLISLPQPLSETWPEKGEIEVQDLQVRYATHLPLVLKGITFKVQAGTRVGIIGRTGSGKSTFFQSLFRFVEAEQGSIAIDSVNIAGVPLERLRRSLAIIPQDPTLFMGTIRNNLDRYNEYTDGEVITALKHASMWEFVDTLPQSLNSVVTEGGLNLSQGQRQLLCLARALLTEAKVIVMDEATASVDVQTDAILQKVIREAFSGVTMLIIAHRLGTIADCDQIVEISAGTVKSIRKPHEISQKEIEESLV; this is translated from the coding sequence ATGAATTTTTTTAGACGTTTGTTCTTTACAGAAGTCAGTCCGCTTGTGCAAAAAGCGAAGCACAAGATCATTGATGAAACGGACTTGCTTCCTTTACCACCGGATCTTGATCCGCGCACGACAACTTTAGATCTTGCAAAGATCAATTGGCAGTCGGCGCAGAAGCATCTTTATTCGTTGATTTTTGCAGCTCGAAAACTCGCGGTGCCGGCTTATCTTTGGTATACGGCCAGCGCCTTGTTTTCGCTTTGTACACCGGTGCTTGTGCATCGCTTTGTCGGATTGATTTCTTCCGGAGTTACGGAAGCAAATCTTAAAGAGACATTATTCTATGGCGTTTTGCTGGGAATTTGCGGTTTCTTATCTGGTTTCGCGATTCAACATTATTTCGCGCGCACACTTCGCACGTATCAGCTTGTCACAAACTTGCTGAATGAAAAGATTTTCCGTCACAGCTTAAAACTGAGTCTGCAAGCCCGCCAAAAAAATCAATTGGGCGACATTGTGAACTACATGGGCAGTGATAGTGAATCCGTCGCCGATATCGCATTGATCATGGCCGAGATTTTTTATGCCTTCTTCATGATTATCGCGATCGTGGGAATGCTGTTCTATTATATCGGTCTGTCGACGATTGCGGCCGTTGTCGTTTTATTGACACTGGCACCGTTGACGAAGTTCATCGGCAAGGCCTTCACGCGTCTTGATGACGAGATGATGAAACAACGTGATCACCGCGTGACGTTGATGACCCAGGCGTTGGGTGCGATCCGTGTTGTGAAATACTTCGCGTGGGAAAAAAGTGTCGCGAAAGAAGTGAACGAAGTGCGTGAAAAAGAATTGTCGGCACGTCGTCATTTGGCGCGCGCTGAAACTTATTCGTCGCTAGGCTACTTAGGTGTTTCGACATTTGTATTGTTCGTGGCCCTGGCGACCCATGCCTGGCGCGGGGAAAAACTGGATGCCGCATTGATCTTTACGTGTATTTCGTTGTTTGGATTGCTTGAAGGTCCCTTCGGCGAGCTTTCACGACTGATTTCACGCTATACCCAAGCCCTTGTCGGTGCTCGTCGTATTTTGGCATTCCTTCAACAAGAAGAAGTGTCAGAGAAAAAAGGCCAAGTCGATACTTCAGGTCGCGCAACGGGTGTCCATGTTGAGCATTTGACAGTGTCGTATGAAAATGCGGCAACGCCTGTGTTGAAAGATTTGAACTTCACAGTGGCGCCGGGAAAATCTTTGGCGATCGTCGGACCCGTTGGTTCTGGCAAAAGCTCTTTGATTCATACGTTGCTTGGCGAAATCACAAGTTCTGCGGGCAGCATCACGTATTCGGGTTTGGAGTCCAATGCACTTCGTCCCAAGACAGCCTACGTTCCGCAAGAAGCGTACATCGTCAATGCGTCGTTGCTTGAAAACTTAAAATTCGGTGAAGACGTGAGCGGTGAAGAGCTGCGCCGTGCACTTCACAACGCCTGCTTAGATAAAGACTTAAAAGAGTGGAAAGCAGGACTGCGTACCGAGATCGGCGAAAAAGGTGTGAATCTTTCCGGCGGTCAAAAACAACGTGTCGCTTTAGCGCGTGCGTTTTTATCAAATCCGCAAGTGGTGTTGTTAGATGATCCATTGTCGGCAGTCGACGCTGAAACTGAAAACTTGTTAGTGCAACGTCTGATTTTTGGCGCATGGAAAGACAAAACGCGTATTGTTGTGACTCATCGTCTGGAACATTTGAATGCCTTCGATCAAGTGATCTATCTAGAAGACGGCGAGATCAAAGGCAAAGGCACGTTCGCAGATCTAAAGGCAAGCTGTCCTGAATTTGTCGAATTCTATTCAGAGCACGGCAAAACACAAGGTGAAGCTGAGCATCAAGCGGCCGAAGTTCATGCTCCGGTTGCGGAAACGACGGCAGCACCTGAACTGAATGAATCGCGTGTCACTGAAGACGAAGACCGCGAAGTGGGCGCTGTTAAAGGATCAGTGTATTGGGATTACATTCGCTCTTTGGGCGGGGATCATCCGACATGGAATCCAATTATTTTGTCATTATTATTCTTGGGCGCAGTTGCTGTGACGGCACTGCCGCTTTTGCAAAAGTGGTGGTTGTCATATTATTCAAGTCATCAAAGTGAATGGGTGGCTTTAACTGCTGTAGGGATTTACGGTGTTTTGGGTGTCATCGTTTTGCTTGCAAGCTTACTTGATAACTTGTTCTGGCTAAGCCGTGGTATCCAAGCCGGTAAAGACATGCATGATAAAATGTTGAAGAGCGTTTTGAAGGCGCCAGTACGTTTCTTTGACTCGACTCCGGTGGGTCGTATCTTGCAACGCTTTTCACGCGACATTGAATCGGTCGACGTGTATCTGCAATGGAGCTTTAGTTCCGCGGTCAACTGTGCGATGCAAGTTTTAGCGTCGTTGATTTTGATCTTGGGTGTGATGCCGTATATGGCGTTAGTGATCGCACCAGTGATGTTCATGTATTACTTGCTTCAACGTGACTATCGTAGACCTGCACGTGAAGTAAAACGTTTGGACAGTATTGCGCGTTCACCTCGTTATGCTCACTTTAAGGAAAGTTTGCAGGGCCTTGCGGTGATTCGTGGCTTCAACAAGAGTGATTGGTTCTTGCAGAACTTTTACGAAAAGCTTGCGCACTCACAGCGTATGTTTTTTTCGCACTATATGTTGAACCGTTGGTTTTCTTCGCGCATCCCGATGGTCGGTGGTTTGATTTCGGTTGCAACCGCCATTGGTGTGACGTTGTCAGCACATTACGGTTTGATCCAGGCGGGGACTGCAGGTTTGGTGACGATGTATTCGTTGTCATTCTGGGCATTCCTAAATTGGGGTGTCAGAATTTTTGCTGATATCGAATCGCGCATGACTTCCATCGAACGTTTGAAGTTCTTTGCGAATTTGCCAGCGGAAAAAGACACCTTGATTTCATTGCCGCAGCCACTGAGTGAAACATGGCCGGAAAAAGGTGAAATCGAAGTGCAAGATCTGCAAGTGCGCTATGCCACGCACTTACCGTTGGTTTTGAAAGGTATCACTTTCAAAGTTCAAGCGGGGACACGAGTTGGTATCATTGGCAGAACCGGTTCTGGTAAAAGTACTTTCTTCCAATCATTGTTCCGCTTCGTTGAGGCTGAACAAGGAAGTATTGCTATTGATAGCGTGAATATCGCAGGTGTTCCGTTGGAGCGATTGCGCCGCAGTCTTGCGATCATTCCGCAAGATCCGACTTTATTCATGGGTACGATCCGCAATAACTTGGATCGCTACAATGAATATACGGACGGTGAAGTGATCACGGCGTTGAAACACGCATCGATGTGGGAGTTCGTAGACACTCTTCCACAATCGTTGAATTCTGTTGTGACTGAAGGCGGTTTGAATTTAAGCCAAGGTCAAAGACAGTTGTTGTGTTTAGCGCGCGCACTTTTGACAGAAGCAAAAGTTATCGTGATGGACGAAGCGACAGCCAGTGTGGACGTACAAACGGATGCCATTCTTCAAAAAGTCATCCGCGAAGCGTTCAGTGGCGTCACAATGTTGATTATCGCCCATCGTTTGGGAACGATTGCTGACTGTGACCAAATCGTTGAGATTTCTGCTGGTACGGTGAAATCAATTCGCAAGCCACATGAAATTTCACAAAAAGAAATCGAAGAAAGTCTTGTCTAA